From the genome of Psychrilyobacter atlanticus DSM 19335, one region includes:
- a CDS encoding CheR family methyltransferase, translated as MNEKELLEIENIELQLLIEAIYLKYGYDFKNYTKSHLKRRILRRVKLDNLKTITQLTEKMLYDREVLKQILLDLSINVTEMFRFPKFFKDLREDVIPLLKTYPSINIWHAGCSTGEEVISMAILLKEEGLLNRVNIYATDINKKVLDIAKEGIYSIEDVKKWTKNYQEAGGKKSFSDYYVAKYDHAIFDQDLLKNVTFLEHNLVIDKSFIDANLVICRNVLIYFNKELQNQVLELFEESLIPGGMIGIGSKENLKFTSVNEKFESITATTKIYKKKIGC; from the coding sequence ATGAATGAAAAAGAATTGTTAGAAATAGAAAATATAGAGTTACAATTATTAATTGAAGCAATTTATTTAAAGTATGGTTATGATTTTAAAAACTATACAAAGAGTCATTTAAAAAGAAGGATCTTAAGAAGAGTTAAGTTAGATAATTTAAAAACTATAACTCAATTAACAGAAAAAATGCTTTACGATAGAGAGGTATTGAAACAAATATTATTGGATCTATCTATAAATGTAACCGAGATGTTTAGGTTTCCTAAATTTTTTAAAGATTTGAGGGAAGATGTAATCCCTCTTCTAAAAACATATCCATCTATAAATATATGGCATGCCGGTTGTTCTACCGGCGAAGAAGTTATCTCTATGGCAATTTTATTAAAAGAAGAAGGACTATTAAATAGGGTAAACATATATGCAACAGATATAAATAAAAAGGTATTGGATATAGCAAAAGAGGGGATTTATTCAATAGAAGACGTAAAAAAATGGACAAAAAACTATCAGGAAGCAGGAGGGAAAAAATCTTTTTCAGACTATTATGTTGCAAAATATGATCATGCTATATTTGATCAAGATCTATTGAAAAATGTAACATTTTTAGAACATAATCTGGTGATCGATAAAAGTTTTATCGATGCTAATTTAGTTATCTGTAGAAATGTATTGATATACTTTAATAAAGAATTACAAAATCAGGTTCTAGAGCTGTTTGAAGAAAGTTTGATACCAGGAGGGATGATTGGTATCGGATCTAAAGAAAACTTAAAATTTACCAGTGTAAATGAAAAATTTGAAAGTATTACTGCCACTACAAAAATTTACAAAAAGAAGATAGGGTGTTAA